From one Thalassospira lucentensis genomic stretch:
- a CDS encoding zinc ribbon domain-containing protein YjdM, which produces MSTLPPCPKCQSPYTYEDGELLICPECAHEWSQQTATGGDETEYRDANGNILADGDTVSIIKDLKVKGASQPLKVGTKVKNIRLVEGDHNIDCKIDGFGPMKLKSEFVKKI; this is translated from the coding sequence GTGAGCACGCTGCCCCCCTGCCCGAAATGCCAGTCGCCCTATACCTACGAAGATGGTGAATTGCTGATTTGCCCGGAATGCGCCCATGAATGGTCGCAGCAAACCGCAACGGGCGGAGACGAAACCGAATACAGGGATGCCAATGGCAATATCCTTGCCGATGGCGATACGGTTTCGATCATCAAGGACCTGAAGGTCAAGGGTGCGTCTCAACCGCTTAAGGTCGGCACCAAGGTCAAGAATATCCGCCTTGTCGAAGGCGACCACAATATCGATTGCAAGATCGACGGATTTGGCCCGATGAAGCTTAAATCCGAATTCGTCAAAAAGATCTGA
- a CDS encoding MAPEG family protein — protein sequence MPTELALLVLNALFCLAFPWVYNWSYGRQVGGKRLMGNRDNLPERQGLAARGLRAHQNHLENLVPFAIIVLVAHAIGISNTVTLACAVVFTIARLAHAGFYFAGITRLPGINGVRSIAYFVSLFAMLIFAAQLFGT from the coding sequence TTGCCAACCGAACTTGCCCTTCTCGTCCTCAATGCCCTTTTCTGCCTTGCGTTTCCTTGGGTTTACAACTGGTCCTATGGCAGACAGGTCGGCGGCAAACGCCTGATGGGCAATCGCGACAACCTGCCCGAACGGCAGGGCCTGGCCGCGCGCGGCCTGCGTGCCCATCAGAACCATCTGGAAAATCTGGTGCCGTTTGCGATCATCGTTCTGGTCGCGCACGCAATCGGTATCTCAAACACTGTCACCCTGGCCTGTGCGGTTGTCTTTACCATCGCCCGCCTTGCCCATGCCGGGTTTTATTTTGCCGGGATCACGCGCCTTCCGGGCATCAATGGCGTGCGATCCATTGCCTATTTTGTCAGCCTGTTTGCGATGCTGATCTTTGCCGCGCAATTATTTGGGACTTAA
- a CDS encoding SDR family NAD(P)-dependent oxidoreductase, giving the protein MENKVALVTGAARGIGLATTHLFIELGWQVAMIDRDSAELRNACRDIANAKAFEYDVSIPEQVDLMIDEVLTEFGQIDAVVNNAGVADFLPIHETDFSAWRRIMETNLDGTFLVSQAAIPALKQTKGAIVNIGSISGLRASTLRVAYGTSKAAVIHMTKQQAIELGDFGVRANCVCPGPVKTKLAMAVHSPEIISAYLDAMPLGRYGSEREIAEVIAFLCSDKASYVTGQVIAADGGFETAGVGLPALRKAAEE; this is encoded by the coding sequence ATGGAAAACAAGGTTGCCCTCGTAACAGGTGCCGCACGCGGCATCGGACTTGCAACAACCCATCTTTTTATTGAACTGGGCTGGCAGGTTGCGATGATTGATCGCGACAGCGCGGAACTTCGCAACGCATGTCGCGATATCGCGAATGCCAAGGCATTTGAATATGACGTATCGATCCCTGAACAGGTCGATCTGATGATCGACGAGGTCCTGACCGAGTTCGGACAGATCGATGCGGTTGTCAACAATGCCGGGGTTGCCGATTTCCTGCCGATCCATGAAACCGATTTCAGCGCGTGGCGCCGGATCATGGAAACCAACCTTGACGGGACCTTTCTTGTTTCGCAGGCGGCCATTCCGGCGCTCAAGCAGACCAAGGGTGCAATTGTCAATATCGGCTCGATTTCCGGGCTTCGGGCGTCGACCCTTCGGGTGGCCTATGGCACATCGAAGGCGGCCGTCATTCACATGACCAAACAGCAGGCGATCGAGCTTGGTGATTTTGGTGTCCGGGCCAATTGCGTCTGCCCTGGCCCGGTGAAAACCAAGCTTGCCATGGCCGTGCATTCGCCGGAAATCATATCGGCCTATCTTGATGCCATGCCCCTTGGCCGGTATGGCAGCGAACGCGAGATCGCCGAAGTGATTGCGTTTCTGTGCTCCGACAAGGCGAGCTACGTTACCGGTCAGGTGATCGCCGCCGATGGCGGGTTTGAAACGGCTGGTGTCGGGCTCCCGGCCCTTCGCAAGGCGGCCGAAGAATAA
- a CDS encoding helix-turn-helix domain-containing protein, which produces MAIIVRLDVMLALRKMKSKDLASRIGVSEQNLSLLKSGKVRGVRFETLAAICRELDCQPGDLLEFVADDL; this is translated from the coding sequence ATGGCGATCATTGTCCGGCTTGACGTGATGCTTGCCCTGCGAAAGATGAAGTCCAAGGACCTTGCCAGCCGGATCGGGGTAAGCGAACAGAACCTGTCGCTTCTGAAATCAGGCAAGGTGCGCGGTGTGCGGTTTGAAACACTTGCCGCAATTTGCCGGGAACTTGATTGCCAACCCGGTGATCTTCTGGAATTCGTTGCCGACGACCTGTAA
- a CDS encoding DUF2975 domain-containing protein — translation MSDTLKNVRTVSRILGWVCLIAVVFEICLVPLIWHVDGWIDTSASQMTISLEELRALSGWQKYAVMASMMLPTLVMAYGLWRLRKMFLSFAENHIFQPAPIAHLKAFSVALMAQTLIKPLSGALTSVLATITRPEGERMLSIGLSDAEASTLFLGGLLLVIAWVLGEATRIEDENRSFV, via the coding sequence ATGTCCGACACCCTGAAAAATGTCCGCACTGTCAGCCGCATTCTTGGCTGGGTATGCCTTATCGCTGTTGTTTTTGAAATCTGCCTCGTGCCGCTGATCTGGCATGTGGATGGCTGGATTGATACCAGCGCCAGCCAGATGACCATCAGCCTTGAAGAACTGCGCGCCCTTTCCGGCTGGCAGAAATATGCCGTGATGGCATCGATGATGCTGCCGACACTTGTTATGGCCTATGGGCTTTGGCGGTTGCGCAAGATGTTCCTGTCCTTTGCCGAAAACCATATTTTCCAGCCTGCCCCGATTGCCCATCTGAAAGCATTTTCCGTGGCCCTTATGGCGCAAACCCTGATCAAGCCGCTTTCAGGTGCACTGACATCCGTACTGGCAACCATAACGCGTCCCGAAGGCGAAAGGATGCTGTCTATCGGGCTCAGCGATGCCGAGGCCAGCACTCTGTTTCTGGGCGGGTTGCTTTTGGTGATTGCGTGGGTATTGGGAGAAGCCACCCGGATCGAGGACGAGAACAGGAGCTTCGTCTGA